In the Flagellimonas sp. MMG031 genome, one interval contains:
- a CDS encoding glycosyl hydrolase, with product MKKGLLFLLSAIFGTLAFAQTTNDYFEPMIFRNIGPFRGGRSVTASGVIGDPLTYYMGTTGGGLWKTTNAGGQWENISDGFFEMGSVGAVSVSPSNPNILYCGMGEHAPRGVMTSYGDGVYRSNDAGKTWIKLGLEKTQHISRIIIHPTNPDVVYVAAQGALFAPNPERGVYRSMDGGKNWEKILFVDEGTGAVELSMDANNPLVLYAAMWEHQRKPNKVISGGPGSGLYKSTDGGDTWEEMTKGLPEEKGKMAVAVSPSNSEKVYALIESDSDLDKGGLFVSNNGGDSWQMISGDNRLVQRAWYYIEVFVDPNDEDTVYVLSASMFRSEDGGKTWETISVPHGDTHDLWINPNNSKNMVLADDGGATITFDYGENWTLQDNMPTAQFYRISTDNLFPYNIYGGQQDNTSVKIASLSVGRWSINQEDWHYSAGGESAFLGFDPENPRYVMGGSYLGTIELLDMESKMSSNVMAAPIQYLGRDARDMKYLYNWNAPIIWSKHEPGTFYHAAQLVLRTRDNGVTWEEVSPDLTRDQDGLQGKGGGPYTNEAVGAENYGTISYLLESPHEAGVLITGSDDGLVHITKNGGESWEEITPKGLKESLVNAIEVSPHDPATIYIATTRYKFNDYTPALYKSNDYGKSWTNISEGIPYGAFTRVVREDEQQKGLLYAGTEKGLYVSWNDGKKWEPLQLNLPKTPITDLKVHKGDLIVATSGRSFWILDNITTLAQYKGNSGELKLYQPEEAIHGYWGSPLSRNSSNLSGTNPFEGVNPANGMVIYYHLPEKMDSTEVTMEIKNAQGKVVRTFTSKKDEDYIPHNGGGAPPAPTLGTSKGLNRFVWDLKTPIMPGVPGVYIEADFTGHKVPPGAYTIQLSAGGNTVTTKGMIVPTPNTHVSEERFAEYDAIMTDFESKLIDMHNKVNTLKSVQNQLTKLLKDLKEEELKKEGQSLLDKLKVWDEEMVQRKSQAYDDVENFPNKFTAEYLFVMNHSNSSLPQINQPSVDRKKELDAQWVGLKQRAETLMKTEIPNFNTKLWDKGIGAIRM from the coding sequence ATGAAAAAAGGACTGCTTTTTTTGTTGAGTGCCATTTTTGGCACCCTGGCATTCGCACAGACGACCAACGACTATTTTGAACCCATGATTTTCCGGAACATTGGCCCATTTAGGGGAGGACGTTCCGTGACCGCTAGCGGTGTAATTGGCGACCCGCTCACTTACTATATGGGAACCACGGGTGGTGGACTTTGGAAAACCACCAATGCGGGCGGACAATGGGAAAACATATCGGATGGTTTCTTTGAAATGGGCTCCGTAGGGGCGGTTTCCGTATCGCCTTCCAATCCCAATATTCTCTATTGTGGTATGGGTGAGCATGCTCCAAGGGGAGTAATGACCTCCTACGGGGATGGTGTCTACCGATCCAATGATGCAGGAAAAACATGGATAAAACTGGGACTTGAAAAAACACAGCATATCTCGCGAATCATTATCCACCCCACCAACCCAGATGTGGTGTACGTGGCTGCCCAAGGTGCTTTATTTGCGCCAAACCCTGAAAGAGGGGTGTACCGTTCCATGGATGGTGGAAAAAATTGGGAAAAGATACTGTTTGTGGATGAAGGCACCGGAGCAGTGGAACTCTCTATGGATGCCAACAATCCCTTAGTGCTCTATGCCGCGATGTGGGAGCATCAGCGTAAACCCAATAAAGTAATCAGTGGAGGACCAGGAAGCGGATTGTACAAATCTACCGATGGCGGAGACACTTGGGAAGAAATGACCAAAGGGCTGCCTGAAGAAAAAGGGAAAATGGCCGTTGCTGTGAGCCCTTCCAATTCTGAAAAAGTATACGCCTTGATCGAAAGTGATTCAGATTTAGATAAAGGAGGTCTCTTCGTCTCCAACAATGGGGGCGATAGTTGGCAGATGATCAGTGGGGACAACCGATTGGTACAGCGTGCCTGGTATTATATCGAAGTGTTTGTAGACCCTAATGATGAAGATACCGTGTATGTGTTGAGTGCCTCTATGTTCCGTTCCGAAGATGGTGGAAAAACCTGGGAGACCATTTCCGTGCCCCATGGTGATACCCATGACCTGTGGATTAACCCGAACAACTCGAAAAATATGGTTTTGGCAGATGATGGTGGAGCTACCATTACCTTCGATTATGGTGAAAACTGGACCCTGCAGGATAATATGCCCACGGCACAGTTTTATCGTATCAGCACGGATAATTTGTTCCCATACAATATTTATGGAGGTCAACAGGACAACACCTCGGTAAAGATCGCCAGTCTTTCCGTAGGTCGATGGAGCATCAATCAAGAAGATTGGCATTATTCCGCTGGGGGAGAGAGTGCCTTTTTGGGCTTCGACCCCGAAAATCCACGCTATGTGATGGGAGGCAGTTATCTGGGTACCATTGAACTGTTGGATATGGAATCCAAAATGTCCAGCAATGTCATGGCAGCGCCAATACAATATTTGGGACGTGATGCACGTGACATGAAATACCTATACAATTGGAATGCACCCATTATTTGGTCCAAACACGAACCCGGAACTTTTTACCATGCGGCACAGTTGGTCCTCAGAACAAGGGACAATGGTGTGACCTGGGAGGAAGTATCACCAGACCTAACACGGGACCAAGATGGACTGCAAGGAAAGGGCGGAGGCCCATACACCAATGAAGCCGTAGGTGCTGAAAACTACGGGACCATTTCTTATCTCTTGGAATCACCACACGAAGCTGGGGTGTTGATTACTGGGAGTGATGATGGATTGGTGCATATTACCAAAAATGGCGGTGAATCTTGGGAAGAGATAACCCCAAAGGGGTTAAAGGAGAGTTTGGTAAACGCCATTGAAGTTTCACCACACGACCCAGCGACTATCTATATCGCAACTACCCGATACAAATTCAACGATTATACTCCTGCCCTCTACAAAAGCAACGACTACGGAAAAAGTTGGACCAATATTAGTGAGGGCATTCCCTACGGAGCTTTTACACGAGTGGTCCGTGAGGATGAACAGCAGAAAGGATTGTTGTATGCCGGAACTGAAAAAGGACTGTATGTATCTTGGAATGACGGCAAAAAATGGGAGCCGCTGCAATTGAATTTGCCCAAAACGCCGATTACGGATTTAAAGGTGCACAAGGGCGATTTGATTGTGGCTACTTCTGGGAGGAGCTTCTGGATTTTGGACAATATCACAACCTTGGCCCAATACAAAGGAAATAGCGGTGAATTGAAATTGTATCAGCCGGAAGAAGCCATCCACGGTTATTGGGGAAGCCCATTGAGCAGAAATTCTTCCAATCTGTCCGGAACCAATCCATTTGAAGGGGTCAACCCGGCCAATGGGATGGTCATCTATTACCATCTTCCGGAAAAAATGGATTCCACCGAAGTCACTATGGAAATCAAAAATGCACAGGGTAAAGTGGTACGGACCTTTACCTCCAAGAAGGATGAGGATTATATCCCCCATAACGGAGGAGGAGCGCCCCCTGCACCTACCTTGGGGACATCCAAAGGATTGAACCGATTTGTATGGGACCTTAAAACCCCTATAATGCCAGGTGTACCAGGTGTATACATTGAAGCGGATTTCACAGGGCACAAAGTGCCACCTGGAGCGTATACCATCCAATTAAGTGCAGGAGGAAATACCGTTACCACCAAAGGGATGATTGTGCCTACGCCCAATACCCATGTTTCGGAAGAGCGCTTTGCCGAGTACGATGCTATTATGACGGATTTTGAGTCTAAACTCATCGACATGCACAATAAGGTAAACACCTTGAAAAGCGTTCAAAATCAATTGACAAAATTACTAAAGGACTTGAAAGAGGAGGAACTCAAAAAAGAAGGACAGTCATTGCTCGACAAACTCAAGGTGTGGGACGAGGAAATGGTGCAGCGCAAATCGCAAGCCTATGACGATGTGGAGAATTTCCCCAACAAGTTTACGGCCGAGTATCTTTTTGTGATGAACCACAGCAATAGTTCGTTGCCACAGATCAATCAGCCATCCGTGGACCGAAAGAAGGAACTGGATGCCCAATGGGTGGGATTAAAACAACGTGCGGAGACCTTAATGAAAACGGAAATCCCTAATTTTAACACCAAACTCTGGGATAAGGGCATTGGAGCCATCCGGATGTAA
- a CDS encoding CopD family protein: MLYPYIKSLHLIFVVTWFAGLFYIPRLFIYHIEAWQKPSPDKEILSDQLKLMTKRLWYIITWPSAVLCTLTAIILLILMPGWLQQPWMHVKLAFVLLLFVYHGKCHQIFKQLQRDEVKYTSKFMRLWNEVATIILFAVVFLVVLKSAFNWIYGIVGMFALIILLMLGIRWYKKVRDRNPNA; this comes from the coding sequence TTGCTGTACCCATACATCAAATCGTTGCACCTCATATTTGTGGTCACCTGGTTCGCAGGTCTTTTCTATATACCGCGACTCTTTATTTACCATATCGAAGCATGGCAGAAACCATCACCCGATAAGGAAATCCTGAGCGACCAGCTCAAATTGATGACCAAACGATTATGGTATATCATTACATGGCCGTCGGCTGTGCTCTGCACGCTCACGGCCATTATTTTGCTTATTTTGATGCCGGGCTGGTTACAGCAACCCTGGATGCACGTTAAACTCGCATTTGTGCTGCTACTTTTTGTGTATCACGGGAAATGCCATCAGATTTTCAAGCAATTACAGCGGGATGAGGTCAAGTATACCTCAAAATTTATGCGTCTGTGGAACGAGGTTGCCACGATTATCCTTTTTGCGGTTGTCTTTTTAGTGGTGCTCAAAAGTGCTTTCAATTGGATCTATGGAATTGTAGGCATGTTTGCATTGATTATCCTTTTGATGCTGGGCATTCGTTGGTACAAAAAAGTGCGGGACAGAAATCCCAATGCTTGA
- a CDS encoding ATP-binding protein, whose translation MITLVVLASVLIAGVTVYQYKEQGNDYHRERLERKEEQLMKSIEFTLKETTYPVVTENLHLIFSEEIYEIANIQNVNFNLYDLEGNLIKSSRPTFESNAIATCLDAEILNFLREGGESRFVEEKRAAGDNYQATYRYIYDLKFKPIGILNLPYFEDNTFNNMELKEFLFRLGMVYLLMLVIAIILSYFISKYITRSLQTISDKINRTNLTHQNEKIYLESPGEEIAKLVDSYNRMIDELEESAVKLARSEREQAWREMAKQVAHEIKNPLTPLRLTVQSFERKFDPNDPDIQKKVKEFSKTLIQQIDTMSNIATAFSSFADMPAQQNETLNVVKVVKLALEIFNEDYIHFIADEEEVVAKLDRTQLIRVITNLVKNAIQAIPEVESPRILVTVASVGDRVKISVADNGLGISDEYKHRIFEPKFTTKSSGTGLGLGMVKNIVENYGGTINFTSKVGKGTVFTIDFPKEQKK comes from the coding sequence ATGATTACCTTGGTGGTATTGGCATCTGTGCTGATTGCCGGGGTAACGGTGTACCAATACAAGGAGCAGGGAAACGATTACCACAGGGAACGCTTGGAGCGTAAGGAAGAGCAGTTGATGAAGAGCATTGAATTTACGCTCAAGGAAACCACCTATCCGGTAGTCACCGAGAATCTTCACCTCATCTTTAGCGAAGAAATCTATGAGATTGCCAACATCCAAAATGTCAATTTCAACCTTTATGATCTAGAAGGAAACCTCATTAAAAGCTCTAGGCCCACTTTCGAATCCAACGCCATCGCCACCTGTTTGGATGCTGAAATACTTAATTTTCTGAGAGAAGGAGGGGAAAGCCGTTTTGTGGAAGAAAAAAGGGCGGCTGGCGATAACTATCAAGCAACATACCGCTACATCTACGACCTGAAGTTTAAGCCCATCGGTATTTTGAACCTTCCCTATTTTGAGGACAATACCTTCAACAATATGGAACTTAAGGAGTTCCTTTTCCGATTGGGTATGGTTTATCTGTTAATGTTGGTCATAGCCATTATTCTGTCCTATTTCATTTCAAAATATATCACAAGGTCGTTACAAACAATTTCCGACAAGATCAACCGGACCAATCTCACCCATCAAAACGAGAAAATCTATTTGGAAAGCCCAGGGGAGGAAATCGCAAAGCTGGTGGACTCCTACAACCGGATGATTGATGAGTTGGAGGAAAGCGCGGTAAAATTGGCCCGTAGCGAACGTGAACAGGCCTGGCGAGAGATGGCGAAGCAGGTAGCCCATGAAATCAAAAATCCGTTGACTCCCCTGCGATTGACCGTACAGAGTTTTGAACGGAAATTCGACCCAAATGACCCTGATATTCAAAAAAAAGTAAAGGAATTTTCGAAAACCTTAATCCAGCAAATCGATACCATGAGCAATATTGCCACGGCCTTTTCGAGTTTTGCCGATATGCCCGCCCAGCAAAATGAGACCCTGAACGTGGTAAAAGTGGTAAAGCTGGCCTTGGAAATCTTTAATGAGGATTACATTCATTTTATAGCGGATGAGGAAGAGGTGGTCGCCAAATTGGATCGCACACAACTGATACGGGTGATCACCAATTTGGTCAAAAATGCCATTCAGGCCATTCCCGAAGTGGAATCGCCACGGATTTTGGTAACCGTAGCATCGGTCGGGGATAGGGTAAAAATATCGGTTGCCGACAATGGTCTGGGCATTTCCGATGAGTACAAGCATCGTATTTTTGAGCCAAAGTTCACCACAAAATCCAGTGGTACAGGCCTAGGATTGGGTATGGTAAAGAACATTGTGGAAAACTATGGCGGAACCATTAACTTTACATCTAAAGTTGGAAAAGGGACCGTGTTTACCATCGATTTTCCAAAGGAACAGAAAAAATAA
- a CDS encoding enoyl-CoA hydratase-related protein translates to MDYENIYIEEENHLATITIDRPKKLNALNKRTIEELHVAFKELDEDSETKVIIITGSGDKAFVAGADISEFADFSVKEGRQLAAAGQRQLFDFVENLSTPVIAAINGFALGGGLELAMACHFRVASSNARMGLPEVSLGVIPGYGGTQRLPQLVGKGRAMEMIMTAGMIDSDKAFGYGLVNHVVSSEELLPFCKKIASRISNNSSVAIKHAIKAVNAGFKYDADGYSVEIDAFGTCFGTDDFKEGTSAFLEKRKADFPGS, encoded by the coding sequence ATGGATTACGAAAACATCTACATTGAAGAAGAAAACCATTTGGCCACTATTACCATCGATAGGCCCAAGAAACTCAATGCGCTCAACAAACGAACCATAGAAGAGCTGCACGTGGCCTTTAAGGAGTTGGATGAGGATTCCGAAACCAAGGTCATTATAATTACAGGAAGCGGGGACAAGGCCTTTGTGGCCGGTGCCGATATTTCCGAATTCGCGGATTTTTCGGTGAAGGAAGGCCGGCAATTGGCCGCTGCAGGTCAACGGCAACTGTTCGATTTTGTTGAGAATCTCTCGACACCCGTTATCGCAGCCATCAATGGATTTGCTCTGGGCGGAGGATTGGAACTGGCCATGGCCTGCCATTTTAGGGTCGCCAGCAGCAATGCCCGAATGGGATTGCCCGAAGTTTCCTTGGGCGTGATTCCCGGATACGGCGGCACCCAACGCTTGCCGCAGCTTGTAGGTAAGGGGCGTGCGATGGAAATGATCATGACGGCAGGCATGATCGATTCCGATAAGGCCTTTGGATATGGACTGGTGAACCACGTGGTCTCCAGCGAAGAACTACTTCCTTTTTGTAAAAAGATAGCGAGCAGGATATCGAATAATTCATCCGTCGCCATAAAACACGCAATAAAAGCGGTAAATGCTGGTTTTAAGTATGACGCTGATGGCTATTCGGTGGAAATTGATGCTTTTGGCACTTGCTTTGGAACCGATGACTTTAAGGAAGGCACTTCGGCCTTCCTCGAGAAAAGAAAAGCTGATTTCCCTGGATCATGA